In one Pseudodesulfovibrio tunisiensis genomic region, the following are encoded:
- a CDS encoding tyrosine-type recombinase/integrase, protein MAVNKYKTKAGVRYQAILYVKGQRVAFKSGFKTKKDAKKWLTKEEDQWQFSGSSRTAMDFEELADLYLDEVRDRRKRNTFIYKRSTFRRVLEYFNFRLPLKEINRDILAAYVRDQKKVRGSKAANCDLREIGTLFNWAIRRGHMIANPARQIEPYAEEAYVRYVPPAEDIAAVRMAANPEERRIFDTLYYTAARLSEILNLTWEDINFDAKVIRLWTSKRRDGNREARLLGMHPELEKVLRDAWKKRDPQSPYVFTNPQNGQKYTRHTEFIRLLFKRLCKKANLRKPFTAHCIRHHVASRFADSHKATHRQIQQFLGHMNLRTTETYLHELHVDHEILNAFDEEEKETQVQGKP, encoded by the coding sequence ATGGCCGTCAACAAATACAAGACGAAAGCTGGCGTTCGGTACCAAGCGATCCTGTATGTGAAGGGTCAACGCGTGGCGTTCAAGTCGGGGTTCAAGACGAAAAAAGACGCCAAGAAGTGGCTGACAAAAGAAGAGGACCAGTGGCAGTTCAGCGGGTCAAGCCGAACCGCAATGGACTTCGAAGAGCTGGCTGATCTCTATCTTGATGAAGTGCGCGATCGGCGCAAACGGAACACCTTCATATACAAGCGAAGCACGTTCAGACGCGTTCTGGAATATTTCAATTTTCGCCTTCCCCTCAAGGAAATCAATCGTGACATACTCGCAGCCTATGTCCGCGACCAGAAAAAGGTCCGAGGCTCGAAGGCAGCCAACTGCGACCTGCGGGAAATAGGCACTCTTTTCAATTGGGCCATACGGCGTGGCCACATGATTGCCAATCCGGCTCGTCAAATTGAGCCCTATGCCGAAGAGGCATACGTTCGCTATGTCCCACCCGCCGAAGATATCGCTGCCGTGAGAATGGCGGCCAACCCAGAAGAACGACGCATCTTCGACACTCTCTACTACACGGCAGCCCGCCTTTCCGAAATCCTGAATCTCACTTGGGAAGATATAAACTTTGACGCCAAGGTCATTCGCCTATGGACCTCAAAACGGCGTGACGGCAACAGGGAAGCCCGATTGCTCGGCATGCATCCTGAACTTGAAAAAGTCCTGCGTGATGCTTGGAAAAAACGTGATCCGCAAAGCCCTTACGTATTCACCAATCCGCAAAACGGCCAAAAGTACACACGGCACACTGAATTCATCCGACTTCTTTTCAAACGTCTCTGCAAGAAGGCCAACCTCAGAAAGCCGTTCACGGCCCACTGCATCCGCCATCACGTAGCATCCCGTTTTGCAGACTCCCACAAGGCAACTCACCGCCAGATTCAGCAGTTTCTTGGGCACATGAACTTGCGGACAACAGAAACCTATCTGCACGAACTTCATGTTGACCACGAAATTCTCAATGCCTTTGATGAGGAAGAAAAAGAAACTCAAGTTCAAGGCAAGCCCTGA
- a CDS encoding helix-turn-helix domain-containing protein, protein MSRRKNETTIENCALFAERMERVKTVTLTNTQVQLAEFLGVRQSSVSDAKRRCSIPSEWLLTILSRTNVNPAWILNGDSEMKFRTPNNEPGTIVNVKELRQSIEAEVREELDNLHAEDLIHRLEAMGLHVQVCPTSATSEKQAEDKAA, encoded by the coding sequence ATGTCCAGACGAAAGAATGAAACAACCATCGAGAATTGCGCCCTGTTCGCCGAACGCATGGAACGGGTCAAGACCGTCACTCTCACCAATACGCAGGTTCAGCTTGCGGAATTCCTCGGCGTTCGCCAGTCCAGCGTATCGGATGCAAAACGCCGCTGCTCCATCCCTTCCGAATGGCTCCTGACCATCCTCAGCAGGACGAACGTCAACCCGGCCTGGATTCTCAACGGCGATTCGGAAATGAAGTTCCGTACCCCGAACAACGAGCCCGGCACCATCGTCAACGTCAAGGAGCTGCGGCAGAGCATCGAGGCCGAAGTACGTGAGGAGCTGGACAACCTCCACGCAGAAGACCTGATTCACCGACTCGAAGCCATGGGCCTTCATGTTCAGGTCTGCCCGACTTCGGCAACATCCGAAAAACAGGCTGAGGACAAGGCGGCGTAA
- a CDS encoding recombinase RecT, translating into MSNLRPQNTLAPRGQAPVTFSAFITSNGIRKRINEMMGGKDGQRFVTAIVSAVTNNPELAKCDHMSIFSAAMLGESLGLSPSVQLGQFYMVPFKDKKRCLHPRQKNDKKFCNFQCEYNKQPGCKIATFQIGYKGYIQLAIRSGYYRKLNVLAIKEGELKSYDPLFEELEVELIQDEAKREAAPTIGYYAMFEYLNGFRKTMYWSKAKMEAHADRYSQAFKLDVCRRIQSGEIPASELWRREYSSFWYKDFDGMAYKTMLRQIISKWGIMSVELQKAFAEDHAKEVNAPDYIDAAPITPQDEQHREGPEEQPRQPEAAPGSPEEDFFSDAEDAPTQDTEESLAQVFGDNTQKYLDMNAAERKAHISKMLKAFGVQDADMDRKVGKSFGQWAKKERIVLLQAYFDLANGADPATVFPTA; encoded by the coding sequence ATGAGCAACCTCAGACCTCAAAACACTCTTGCCCCGCGCGGGCAGGCCCCGGTTACATTCTCGGCTTTCATCACGTCCAACGGCATTCGCAAACGGATCAACGAGATGATGGGAGGGAAGGACGGACAGCGATTTGTGACAGCCATTGTCTCGGCCGTCACCAACAACCCGGAATTGGCAAAATGCGACCATATGTCCATCTTCTCTGCCGCCATGCTTGGCGAGAGTTTGGGCCTCTCCCCGTCCGTGCAACTCGGCCAGTTCTACATGGTCCCGTTCAAGGACAAGAAGCGCTGCCTGCATCCTCGGCAAAAGAACGACAAAAAATTCTGCAATTTCCAATGCGAATACAACAAGCAACCCGGCTGCAAAATTGCCACCTTCCAGATCGGATACAAGGGCTACATCCAGTTGGCCATTCGCTCCGGGTACTACCGCAAGCTGAATGTCCTCGCCATCAAGGAAGGCGAACTCAAGAGCTATGATCCGCTCTTCGAGGAGCTGGAAGTCGAGCTCATTCAGGACGAGGCAAAACGCGAGGCAGCTCCGACCATCGGCTACTACGCCATGTTCGAGTATCTGAACGGCTTTCGCAAGACCATGTACTGGTCCAAGGCCAAGATGGAAGCCCATGCCGACAGGTATAGCCAAGCGTTCAAACTCGATGTTTGCCGCCGGATTCAGAGCGGAGAAATCCCCGCAAGTGAACTCTGGCGTCGTGAGTATTCCTCGTTCTGGTACAAGGACTTCGACGGCATGGCGTACAAGACCATGCTTCGCCAGATCATTTCCAAGTGGGGCATCATGTCCGTCGAGCTGCAAAAGGCCTTTGCCGAAGATCACGCCAAGGAAGTCAACGCCCCGGACTACATCGACGCTGCGCCGATCACTCCGCAGGACGAACAGCATCGGGAAGGACCTGAGGAACAGCCTCGGCAGCCCGAAGCGGCTCCCGGAAGTCCGGAGGAGGACTTTTTCAGCGATGCGGAAGACGCACCGACTCAGGACACCGAAGAAAGCCTTGCGCAGGTCTTTGGCGACAATACCCAGAAATATCTGGACATGAACGCTGCGGAAAGAAAGGCGCACATCTCCAAAATGCTCAAGGCGTTCGGTGTTCAGGATGCGGACATGGACCGCAAGGTCGGCAAGTCCTTCGGTCAATGGGCCAAGAAGGAACGCATCGTGCTCCTGCAAGCCTACTTCGATCTCGCCAACGGCGCAGACCCGGCAACCGTTTTCCCGACAGCATAA
- a CDS encoding DUF1351 domain-containing protein — translation MAMELKIFSPKEDGFIKAIEFNHEELKTEIEAQLEKYQGLAYTDDTIQEARKDRATLNKFKKALDDKRKEIKGRCLEPFNAFEVRIKELVALVDKPMLAIDEQVKGYEERKKAEKRAEIEAFWNASESNVKTLVPLNRVFNPRWLNATFAMSRIEEEISAFLSKVESELAIIEDLHTEFEDQAVRAYLHSFSMADALAENKKLLEQKAKREEYRRQQEVAAKARAEAIRNIPEQKMAQPEPQPAPKPEVRQPSPVQAAPEASPVEEPIHQIDFRVWGTAAQLADLKTFLRTRGIRYGHVPQERAA, via the coding sequence ATGGCAATGGAATTGAAGATATTCAGTCCGAAGGAAGACGGCTTTATCAAGGCCATCGAGTTCAACCACGAGGAACTCAAAACCGAAATCGAAGCACAGCTCGAAAAGTATCAGGGCCTCGCCTACACCGACGACACCATTCAGGAGGCCAGAAAGGACCGGGCCACGCTGAACAAGTTCAAGAAGGCTCTGGATGACAAGCGCAAGGAAATCAAGGGCCGTTGTCTGGAACCGTTCAATGCCTTTGAAGTCAGAATCAAGGAACTTGTCGCTCTGGTGGACAAGCCCATGCTCGCCATCGATGAGCAGGTGAAAGGATACGAGGAGCGCAAGAAGGCCGAAAAACGTGCCGAGATCGAAGCGTTCTGGAATGCCTCCGAATCCAACGTCAAGACGCTCGTTCCCCTGAACCGCGTGTTCAATCCGCGCTGGCTCAACGCCACCTTTGCCATGAGCAGGATCGAGGAGGAAATCTCCGCGTTCCTCTCAAAGGTCGAATCCGAATTGGCGATCATCGAAGACCTGCACACGGAATTCGAGGATCAGGCCGTCCGCGCCTACCTGCATTCCTTTTCCATGGCGGATGCGCTGGCCGAGAACAAGAAGCTGCTGGAGCAGAAGGCCAAGCGCGAGGAATACCGCCGCCAGCAGGAAGTCGCGGCCAAGGCACGGGCCGAGGCCATTCGGAACATTCCCGAGCAGAAGATGGCACAGCCGGAACCGCAGCCCGCGCCGAAGCCCGAGGTGCGCCAGCCTTCCCCGGTTCAGGCCGCGCCCGAAGCCTCGCCCGTCGAGGAACCGATCCACCAGATCGACTTCCGCGTCTGGGGCACCGCAGCACAGCTTGCCGACCTCAAGACTTTTCTCCGCACACGCGGAATCCGTTACGGCCATGTCCCGCAGGAACGTGCCGCTTAA